Proteins encoded by one window of Candidatus Shapirobacteria bacterium:
- a CDS encoding prepilin-type N-terminal cleavage/methylation domain-containing protein has product MSQKSGFTLLEVTIVLGILALLFSITSLNLSNTAPKSSLDNAVQLLIANIKEQQLYALTGKTEDQTGTNFGIYFGPQKYTLFQGNTYDANDLSNYDVHLDDIDTSSTATGSVIIFTRNTGEIQNFQPTGNTITLTQTNIQQSKTITLNKYGIIESIF; this is encoded by the coding sequence ATGAGCCAAAAGTCTGGGTTTACTCTCCTCGAGGTCACTATAGTTCTCGGTATCCTGGCTCTCCTCTTTTCCATTACCTCACTTAATTTAAGCAACACTGCTCCCAAAAGTTCACTCGACAATGCCGTCCAACTTTTAATCGCCAACATAAAAGAGCAGCAGCTTTATGCCCTCACCGGCAAAACCGAAGACCAAACTGGTACTAACTTTGGTATTTATTTTGGCCCCCAAAAATATACTCTTTTTCAGGGAAACACCTACGACGCCAATGACCTATCCAACTATGATGTCCATCTTGACGACATCGACACGTCTTCAACCGCTACCGGTTCGGTTATAATTTTTACCAGAAACACCGGTGAAATCCAAAATTTTCAACCCACAGGCAACACTATCACTTTAACCCAAACCAACATTCAACAATCAAAGACAATCACACTAAATAAATATGGCATTATCGAATCAATTTTCTAA
- a CDS encoding LytR C-terminal domain-containing protein translates to MTKKSSLIFYLDRQKLIIAGTQLAVPLTLDFPASIVLDIDIIDIESFDLLLGNFLEQSQIAVSDVLLVVSPEVYYEKDTSLSLDPTERQNQIDLFSETIPFKHLIFKDYSLGTPRLIALNKNFYEPAIKLIEKKGFNIFTIIPFFVLGHFNLKLENYQPAEVKEIFKKIKLLDPLSIISSQDIDKMVTTQIHKPKEDSKRTYILLAVFCFLFVSLLAFVLLGPRLLRPGAKKTYPPPSIISTPIPTKVLISPIPTVTFLSEETLRIKVVNSSGVANQAAAVKQALTAAGLKEITIGSSSKVTAANNQISFSPNVSPESRQKITAAAEKIAGVFTETESTDLTNIDVLITTTFKPGTKATP, encoded by the coding sequence ATGACCAAAAAATCTAGCCTTATTTTTTACCTTGATCGGCAAAAATTAATTATTGCCGGTACTCAGTTGGCCGTCCCCCTAACCCTGGATTTCCCTGCAAGCATCGTTTTGGATATCGACATTATCGACATCGAATCATTTGACTTACTTCTGGGAAATTTTCTGGAACAATCCCAAATTGCCGTCTCCGATGTCCTGCTGGTTGTTTCCCCAGAAGTTTATTACGAAAAAGACACCTCCCTTTCCCTCGACCCTACCGAGCGTCAAAATCAAATTGATCTTTTTTCGGAAACGATACCATTCAAGCATCTTATTTTCAAAGATTATTCATTAGGTACGCCCCGTCTCATCGCCTTAAACAAAAATTTTTACGAACCGGCAATCAAATTAATCGAAAAAAAGGGCTTCAACATCTTTACCATTATTCCTTTTTTTGTCCTTGGTCATTTTAATTTAAAATTGGAAAATTACCAGCCCGCCGAAGTAAAAGAAATTTTCAAAAAAATAAAGTTGCTTGATCCTCTAAGTATTATTTCTAGTCAGGATATCGACAAAATGGTTACCACCCAAATCCACAAGCCCAAGGAAGACTCTAAGCGGACATATATATTACTTGCTGTTTTTTGTTTCCTCTTTGTCTCCCTTCTGGCTTTTGTTCTTCTTGGTCCCCGGCTACTTAGGCCCGGTGCCAAAAAAACATACCCACCACCATCTATAATATCCACCCCCATCCCGACAAAGGTTTTAATCTCCCCCATCCCCACCGTTACTTTTCTTTCCGAAGAAACCTTACGAATCAAAGTCGTCAATAGTTCCGGGGTGGCAAATCAGGCGGCTGCGGTAAAGCAAGCATTGACAGCCGCCGGTCTAAAGGAAATTACTATCGGCTCTTCGTCCAAAGTCACCGCCGCCAACAACCAAATTAGTTTTTCCCCAAATGTTTCTCCCGAATCCCGTCAAAAAATAACCGCCGCCGCTGAAAAAATTGCCGGGGTATTTACCGAGACCGAATCCACCGATCTTACCAATATTGATGTGCTTATCACCACTACTTTCAAGCCCGGTACTAAAGCTACCCCTTGA
- a CDS encoding glycosyl hydrolase: MSRKRQILSAFFAVGLVIFLLIIGYMRKSPKKTDQLPLPTPVPTEEVTEATIIPTVLPTTVVVATATLAPTKTIYKSKLKWGAYTGWQVEEVNNFESKVGKQMDFVATFVHWGNENELPLDLGNFTKSRGKTLVLFWEAMDYNKETTEDPKYNYDAILRGDWDKYIADFAKQTKNFGGEVILIPFEEMNGDWYPWSGTKNGNSAAKHIAAYRYVKKFFGGINNVKFGWAVNGESSPEVDGNRIMDFYPGNEAVDILGINGFNFDNPWVSFARVFNDGLETLETLDKPIMIFSMACADGQEKANWIKEGLGKEIYKHPKVQGFIWFNENKEKDWRVWSDTNSLEAFKSILN, from the coding sequence ATGAGCAGAAAGAGGCAGATATTATCAGCATTTTTTGCCGTTGGTTTGGTAATATTTCTATTGATAATCGGTTATATGAGGAAAAGCCCAAAAAAAACCGATCAGTTGCCTTTGCCAACCCCGGTACCGACGGAAGAGGTAACAGAAGCTACCATAATCCCAACGGTTTTACCCACAACTGTAGTGGTAGCGACAGCAACATTGGCTCCGACAAAGACGATTTATAAAAGTAAGCTAAAGTGGGGTGCCTATACCGGGTGGCAAGTGGAAGAAGTGAATAATTTTGAATCTAAAGTAGGAAAACAAATGGATTTTGTGGCCACATTTGTCCACTGGGGAAATGAAAATGAACTGCCCCTTGACTTGGGAAATTTTACAAAAAGCCGCGGGAAAACATTGGTGCTTTTTTGGGAAGCAATGGACTACAACAAGGAGACAACCGAAGACCCGAAATATAATTACGATGCAATTTTGAGAGGCGACTGGGATAAATATATTGCTGACTTTGCAAAACAGACCAAAAACTTTGGAGGGGAAGTTATCCTGATTCCGTTTGAAGAAATGAATGGAGATTGGTACCCGTGGTCGGGGACAAAAAATGGCAATTCGGCGGCCAAACATATTGCGGCCTACAGATACGTAAAAAAATTTTTTGGGGGCATAAATAACGTAAAATTTGGCTGGGCGGTCAATGGTGAATCAAGCCCCGAGGTGGATGGTAACCGGATTATGGACTTTTATCCGGGGAACGAAGCGGTTGATATTTTGGGTATCAACGGGTTTAATTTTGATAACCCCTGGGTCAGCTTTGCGAGAGTGTTTAACGACGGGCTTGAAACCCTGGAAACCCTGGATAAACCAATAATGATTTTTTCTATGGCGTGTGCCGACGGACAGGAAAAGGCAAACTGGATTAAAGAAGGTTTGGGGAAAGAAATTTATAAACACCCAAAAGTACAGGGCTTTATTTGGTTTAATGAAAACAAAGAAAAGGATTGGCGGGTGTGGTCTGACACAAATTCTTTGGAGGCGTTTAAAAGTATCCTCAATTGA
- a CDS encoding ATP-binding protein produces MQNHSNTPKTRKIIEALWKLEKIILDTLDFNEVVQKICDGLLTELGYLKLGYRIIVLTLVDENKKVLKRISLSQTKEAARAQAASAVPFHKIDIPLGSRNNLLIKTLKSNQPEITHYWPDIFRPTLTDDQALANQKASGIKTSMLYPVTVKDKVIGVVIFSLIKHEDNISQDEKDLIRGFCDIVGLAVQNARLYTTLGETSEKLKQANAKLKELDVLKDEFVSVASHELRTPMTAIKSYLWMALSGQGGPLNSKQKFYLQRSLDSTERLIKLVNNMLNISRIESGRLSLELNKVDLSKLIEDAINEIAPRAKELGINLVYNPAPSLPKVIADADKIKEVVINLIGNSFKFTPKNGSITVNFQVTDDQVITSVTDTGSGLSPDMIKNLFQKFGLIKGSYQTNQTPTDQGTGLGLYICKQIIELHHGTISALSEGVGKGSTFSFSLPVYTPAKLKLYQKKFQHTSNIGIIHSKI; encoded by the coding sequence ATGCAAAACCATTCTAACACACCCAAAACCAGAAAAATAATTGAAGCCCTCTGGAAGTTGGAAAAAATAATTCTTGATACCCTCGATTTCAACGAGGTCGTCCAAAAAATCTGTGATGGTTTACTGACCGAACTAGGTTATCTTAAACTTGGCTATCGGATTATTGTTTTGACCCTGGTTGACGAAAATAAAAAAGTCTTAAAAAGGATATCTCTTTCTCAGACCAAAGAAGCCGCTCGCGCTCAGGCCGCCTCTGCCGTCCCCTTTCATAAAATTGATATCCCGCTTGGGTCCAGGAACAACCTTTTAATAAAAACACTTAAAAGTAATCAGCCCGAAATTACTCACTATTGGCCCGACATTTTCCGCCCCACTCTCACCGATGACCAGGCTCTGGCAAACCAGAAGGCTTCCGGTATCAAAACTAGTATGCTTTATCCGGTCACCGTAAAGGACAAGGTCATTGGTGTCGTCATTTTTAGTCTAATCAAGCACGAAGACAATATTTCCCAAGACGAAAAAGATTTGATCAGAGGCTTTTGCGATATCGTTGGTTTGGCCGTCCAAAATGCCAGGTTATATACCACTCTTGGTGAAACCTCTGAAAAATTAAAACAAGCCAATGCCAAATTAAAAGAGCTCGATGTCTTAAAAGACGAATTTGTTTCTGTTGCTTCACACGAGCTTCGCACCCCCATGACCGCCATCAAATCCTACCTTTGGATGGCCCTAAGCGGTCAAGGCGGCCCTCTCAATTCCAAGCAAAAATTTTATCTTCAAAGATCCCTCGACTCAACCGAACGGCTTATCAAGCTCGTCAACAACATGCTAAACATTTCCCGGATAGAGTCCGGCCGGCTCTCCCTGGAGCTAAACAAAGTCGACCTTTCAAAATTAATAGAGGACGCCATCAACGAAATTGCCCCCCGGGCCAAAGAACTGGGTATCAATTTGGTCTACAATCCGGCTCCGTCCCTTCCAAAAGTTATCGCCGATGCCGACAAAATCAAAGAGGTGGTGATCAATCTTATCGGCAACTCATTTAAATTTACCCCGAAAAACGGCTCTATTACCGTAAACTTCCAAGTCACTGATGATCAGGTTATCACCTCTGTCACTGATACCGGATCCGGCCTTTCCCCCGATATGATCAAAAATCTTTTCCAAAAATTTGGACTGATCAAGGGATCTTATCAGACCAACCAAACCCCAACCGACCAGGGGACCGGCCTGGGCCTATACATTTGTAAGCAAATCATAGAACTTCATCATGGCACTATTTCCGCCCTCTCCGAAGGTGTTGGCAAAGGATCAACTTTTAGTTTTTCCTTGCCAGTTTACACTCCCGCCAAGCTCAAACTTTATCAAAAAAAATTCCAGCATACTAGTAATATTGGTATCATTCACAGTAAGATTTAA
- a CDS encoding type II secretion system protein, translated as MKQKICQKTNKRGFTLIELLVVIGILALLLAITLIAINPAKQFAQANDTKRSSDVNAILNALNQYAADNRGQLPAGIGASAVSIGSSGVNLCADLVTEYLAALPTDPTSGNTAGEVGAPVTVCTAAYDTGYVVSRSADNNRLTVTATSEVNPTIPISVTR; from the coding sequence ATGAAACAAAAAATCTGCCAAAAAACCAACAAAAGAGGTTTCACCTTGATCGAGTTATTGGTCGTCATAGGTATCCTCGCTCTCTTGCTTGCCATTACTCTTATCGCTATCAACCCGGCCAAACAGTTCGCCCAAGCCAACGACACCAAGCGTAGTAGTGATGTCAATGCCATTTTAAATGCTCTCAACCAGTATGCCGCCGACAATCGGGGCCAGCTTCCCGCCGGTATCGGTGCCTCAGCCGTTTCCATTGGTTCTTCAGGGGTCAACCTCTGTGCCGATTTAGTCACCGAATATCTGGCCGCCCTCCCCACCGATCCGACTAGTGGTAATACCGCAGGAGAAGTCGGAGCTCCCGTAACTGTCTGTACTGCCGCCTATGATACCGGTTATGTAGTTTCCAGAAGCGCCGACAATAACCGTCTTACTGTTACTGCCACTAGCGAGGTCAACCCGACCATCCCGATTTCAGTCACTCGCTAA
- a CDS encoding glycosyltransferase family 2 protein has protein sequence MATSRPKISVLIPCYNEGKSIRACVQSCLDQTRPFDQILVVNDGSTDNSASALKKFGSKIQVITFDKPSGNKSFCQEKGLKYITGDIFVATDGDTILDKNFVELIKNDFENENVAAVAGYVRSIRYNWLTMCRAFDYVIGQNIHKLAQKYLGYIFVIPGAASAFRTEIFREYINFDHDTITEDLDFTYKLHKNNLKIAYDKKAIVYTQDPDTLRSYIGQMRRWYGGGWQNLVKHLNQDVTENPRIVLELSLIYIEGLVFSILIFIVPLINILLAIKFFFYLSIVVFIESIYASFVDRRSDLLLVVFVYPFMMYINSFVSLEQFIKEVVLKRRNLVWYHPARREI, from the coding sequence ATGGCCACAAGCCGCCCCAAAATATCCGTGTTAATCCCTTGCTACAACGAGGGAAAATCGATCCGCGCCTGTGTTCAGTCTTGCCTTGATCAAACCCGACCATTCGATCAAATTCTTGTCGTCAACGATGGCAGTACCGACAATTCCGCCTCGGCTTTGAAAAAATTTGGCTCAAAAATCCAAGTTATCACTTTCGACAAGCCCTCGGGAAACAAAAGTTTCTGTCAGGAAAAAGGGCTAAAATACATTACAGGCGATATTTTTGTCGCCACCGATGGCGATACAATTCTTGATAAAAACTTTGTTGAACTGATAAAAAATGATTTTGAAAACGAAAATGTCGCTGCCGTTGCTGGCTATGTCAGGAGTATCCGCTACAACTGGTTGACTATGTGCCGAGCCTTTGACTATGTAATTGGCCAAAACATCCACAAACTCGCCCAAAAATATTTAGGTTATATTTTTGTCATTCCCGGCGCCGCCTCGGCTTTTAGGACTGAAATTTTTAGGGAATATATCAATTTTGATCACGATACCATTACCGAAGATCTCGATTTTACCTATAAACTCCACAAAAACAATCTAAAAATTGCTTACGATAAAAAAGCAATCGTCTACACTCAGGATCCGGATACTCTTCGCTCATATATCGGTCAAATGCGCCGTTGGTATGGTGGGGGCTGGCAAAATCTGGTTAAGCATCTCAACCAGGATGTGACCGAAAATCCGCGTATAGTCCTCGAGCTTTCCTTGATTTACATTGAAGGTCTGGTTTTTTCGATTCTTATTTTCATAGTTCCTCTGATAAATATACTTCTGGCTATTAAATTTTTCTTTTATTTATCAATCGTGGTCTTTATAGAATCAATTTATGCCTCTTTCGTCGACAGAAGATCCGATTTGCTATTAGTCGTCTTTGTTTATCCTTTCATGATGTACATAAATAGCTTTGTCTCTCTGGAACAATTTATAAAAGAAGTCGTCCTTAAGCGGCGCAATTTAGTTTGGTATCATCCGGCCAGGAGGGAAATATGA
- a CDS encoding polysaccharide deacetylase family protein — MSHIKLNFIKICFLLITALLLRFGFSEHALAQTGNLIANPSVETASSTGTTPQDWFTDKWGTNTAVFSYPAMGYLSDRAVKVQLTSRSSGDAKWYFKEIPATANTNYTFSDYYQSNVASVIVVATKLTTGSYNYLTVANLVAAPAWTKANVTFKTPANTSTVTVYHLINKVGWLITDEFSLISTVSVTPTPTPTLAPTLTPTSTPTSTPTITSTPTPIVTIIPTNTPTPTATAVPTSTSTPIPTATIAPTNTPTPTPTPVTNPVLNPSLEQNRPTNTNLPINWTKEKWGSSNTTFTYLKTSGHTGTRSIKVQTTRYTSGDAKWTFDPVAVTPGESYYFSDWYQSNIVTHLVVRFTLANGSYSYLGLRDAPISAAWAEYKEAFTVPVGVKALSVLHFIDRVGWLITDDYSLQKFTSSGYGLPLVSLTFDDGWEDNTLTAMPLLKQNQIPVTYYFATTFLVNSPATGAINVSGPSAVNYIYSEGHEIGSHSVTHPDLTTLTSAQIIAEITDSKNYLENLVGVGKVTSFATPFGAYNDTVITSLKSSLYRSHRTTDEGPNTPENYDRYRLKVQNLQSTTTLSEFQSWVDQAVADKSWLILVYHRIASSDLTQYDTSLTDFNNHLSYLKQSGVVFKTVSQAIDSIENVVPTVTTTIAPTSTNTPIPTSTSIPTATPTSIITPTPTTDPAPTSTPLPVYPTPTYFPQPTAGPNLILNNSLEIGDTLNSSLPDKWQKNNWGTNTTVFTYPVPAIDGSAAAKTEITSFTDGDGKWYFSDVAVTPNTVYQFSDQYQSNISSRITVRYFHDDGTYTYVDIGNVVASADWSTFTGEITIPTDVHSITVFHLIESIGWIITDNYSLRQKAAPIPFSQGMVSLTFDDGWLSVYQNAIPALNAAGFKSTQYITTSFLGTTDYMSVDNVLAMQISGHEIASHSLSHLQLPTLNESQIRQEVSDSRVTLLGMGFSLVKSFAYPYGEYNDLILRITKESGYTTARTAVPFDSGYNYKHTDPFMLKNFSVEVDTTLDQVKTWIDTANQNKTWSILVFHQVDTSGGQYSISPTLLQGIVDYLTQTGTSVVTVSQGLGQMLN, encoded by the coding sequence ATGTCTCACATCAAATTAAATTTTATAAAAATTTGTTTCTTACTTATAACCGCTCTGTTGTTGCGGTTTGGATTTTCGGAGCATGCCCTCGCCCAAACAGGAAACCTTATCGCCAACCCTTCGGTGGAAACAGCCAGTTCAACCGGAACCACTCCCCAGGATTGGTTTACTGACAAATGGGGGACAAATACGGCCGTCTTTAGCTACCCAGCCATGGGTTATTTGTCTGATCGGGCCGTCAAAGTTCAGCTGACCTCAAGATCAAGCGGCGATGCCAAGTGGTATTTCAAGGAAATTCCCGCTACTGCCAATACTAATTACACTTTTTCCGACTACTATCAGTCAAACGTGGCCAGTGTCATTGTTGTTGCCACCAAGTTAACCACCGGTAGTTACAACTATCTTACTGTTGCCAACCTTGTCGCCGCCCCTGCCTGGACCAAAGCAAACGTCACTTTTAAAACACCGGCCAACACTTCCACCGTTACTGTTTATCATCTTATAAACAAAGTTGGTTGGCTAATTACCGACGAATTTTCTCTTATTTCTACTGTCTCTGTCACTCCCACCCCCACCCCCACTTTAGCTCCGACTCTGACCCCAACTTCTACCCCCACTTCCACCCCCACGATCACTTCCACGCCGACTCCAATAGTCACAATTATTCCCACCAACACCCCCACCCCCACTGCCACGGCTGTCCCTACGTCTACCTCCACCCCCATTCCGACAGCCACTATCGCTCCCACCAACACTCCCACCCCTACCCCCACTCCTGTTACCAATCCTGTTTTGAATCCTTCACTCGAGCAAAACCGACCGACAAACACGAATTTACCTATTAATTGGACAAAAGAGAAATGGGGGTCATCCAATACTACCTTTACCTACCTAAAAACCTCCGGCCACACCGGTACCCGATCCATAAAAGTCCAAACCACCAGATACACTTCCGGTGATGCCAAGTGGACTTTTGATCCGGTTGCGGTCACCCCGGGCGAGTCCTATTATTTTTCCGACTGGTATCAATCAAATATTGTCACCCACCTTGTCGTCAGGTTTACCCTGGCAAACGGCTCATATAGCTATCTCGGCCTTCGGGATGCCCCAATTTCTGCCGCCTGGGCCGAATACAAAGAGGCTTTTACGGTACCTGTTGGGGTTAAAGCCCTTTCGGTACTTCATTTTATAGACAGGGTCGGCTGGCTGATAACCGACGATTATTCGCTTCAAAAATTTACCTCCTCCGGCTATGGGTTACCCCTGGTTTCTTTAACTTTTGACGATGGTTGGGAAGACAACACCCTTACTGCCATGCCACTTTTAAAACAAAACCAAATTCCGGTAACTTATTATTTTGCCACCACTTTTCTAGTCAATAGCCCCGCAACTGGCGCCATAAATGTCTCCGGTCCATCAGCTGTAAACTATATCTACTCCGAGGGTCACGAAATCGGCTCCCATTCTGTTACTCACCCTGATCTAACCACCCTCACCTCTGCCCAAATCATCGCTGAAATCACCGATTCCAAAAATTATCTGGAAAACCTTGTGGGTGTTGGCAAGGTTACTAGCTTTGCCACCCCCTTTGGTGCCTACAATGACACTGTTATCACTTCTCTTAAATCATCACTCTATCGTAGCCACCGCACCACCGATGAGGGACCAAATACTCCCGAAAATTACGACCGCTATCGTTTAAAGGTTCAAAATCTTCAATCCACCACTACTTTATCTGAATTCCAAAGCTGGGTTGACCAGGCTGTCGCCGACAAATCCTGGCTGATTCTGGTTTATCATCGAATTGCTTCCTCCGACCTTACTCAATACGACACCAGTCTGACCGACTTTAATAACCATCTTTCATATCTCAAACAATCCGGAGTCGTCTTTAAAACGGTCAGCCAGGCAATCGACAGTATTGAAAATGTTGTTCCCACCGTCACAACTACTATTGCTCCCACTTCAACCAATACTCCAATCCCCACATCAACTTCCATTCCCACCGCCACTCCCACCTCGATCATCACCCCCACCCCAACCACCGACCCGGCCCCCACCTCTACTCCGCTTCCCGTCTATCCCACGCCGACATATTTCCCGCAGCCGACAGCCGGCCCCAATCTAATCCTCAACAATTCCCTCGAAATAGGCGATACTCTTAACTCCTCCCTGCCGGATAAGTGGCAAAAAAATAACTGGGGGACAAATACTACCGTCTTTACCTATCCAGTCCCAGCTATTGATGGCTCTGCCGCCGCCAAGACCGAAATTACCTCATTCACCGATGGTGATGGCAAATGGTATTTTAGTGATGTTGCCGTTACTCCCAACACCGTTTATCAGTTTTCCGATCAATACCAATCAAACATTTCCTCCCGTATTACCGTCCGCTATTTTCATGATGACGGCACCTATACTTACGTTGATATCGGTAATGTGGTCGCTTCCGCCGATTGGTCCACTTTTACCGGCGAAATCACTATTCCTACCGATGTCCATTCGATTACCGTCTTTCACCTGATTGAAAGTATCGGCTGGATTATCACCGACAATTATTCTCTTCGTCAAAAAGCCGCTCCAATCCCTTTCAGCCAGGGGATGGTTTCCTTAACTTTTGACGACGGTTGGCTCTCAGTTTATCAAAATGCTATTCCCGCCCTCAATGCCGCCGGTTTTAAAAGTACTCAATATATCACCACTAGCTTTTTGGGGACTACCGATTATATGAGCGTCGACAACGTTTTGGCCATGCAGATTTCTGGCCACGAAATCGCTAGTCACTCCCTCAGTCATCTCCAACTGCCCACCCTAAACGAGTCTCAAATCCGTCAAGAGGTTTCCGACTCCCGAGTGACTCTCCTTGGCATGGGCTTTTCTCTGGTCAAATCATTTGCTTATCCGTACGGTGAATATAATGATCTAATTCTTCGCATCACCAAGGAATCCGGCTATACCACTGCCCGCACCGCCGTCCCCTTCGATTCGGGATACAACTATAAACATACCGACCCTTTCATGCTCAAAAACTTTTCCGTAGAAGTCGATACCACCCTCGACCAAGTCAAAACTTGGATAGATACCGCCAACCAAAACAAGACCTGGTCAATTCTGGTTTTCCATCAGGTGGATACCAGTGGCGGCCAGTATTCTATCAGCCCAACCTTGCTCCAAGGTATTGTCGATTATCTTACCCAAACCGGTACCAGTGTTGTTACCGTCAGCCAAGGCCTTGGCCAAATGCTCAATTGA
- a CDS encoding heme-binding protein: MITLEKALKAINAAVKKADELKEKVTVTVVDNYGVMVASQKMDGALIISPKYAMAKAYTSAVLRLATADIAKYATPGQPYYGTTSAFDGELMVIAGGIPVSENDQVVGAIGVGGSADVNKDVTCAQAGLGALE, translated from the coding sequence ATGATAACACTTGAGAAAGCTTTAAAAGCAATTAATGCGGCAGTTAAAAAAGCCGATGAACTAAAAGAAAAAGTTACCGTGACGGTAGTAGATAACTATGGGGTAATGGTAGCTTCCCAAAAAATGGACGGAGCGCTGATTATCAGCCCCAAATATGCAATGGCTAAAGCTTATACTTCGGCTGTTTTACGTTTGGCAACGGCTGATATCGCCAAATACGCGACTCCGGGCCAACCGTACTATGGGACTACAAGTGCTTTTGATGGAGAATTGATGGTGATTGCGGGGGGCATCCCTGTTTCGGAAAATGACCAAGTGGTTGGAGCTATCGGCGTGGGAGGCTCGGCTGATGTTAACAAGGATGTAACCTGTGCTCAGGCCGGATTGGGCGCATTGGAATAG
- a CDS encoding phosphodiester glycosidase family protein — protein MEKAKTRFRSFWLPVFGVFMLLATFWLSLSKIYQKLQNLQNTNTDLNQQILVNNQQIAKNNETAKNIQAENETLKNEDLRQTNGSVKKEIQDLKTSFKTTLTSYEEILDLQDRGSKITSLQSKFSSVLSFLAKDDLASAQKTATELSAEITKEKTKLASLAAAPIPANVPEINQAPASGYRRQKVTIGDSSYMVSIVSADLNSTKVIVDTASDGTCANNCPVLPLATYVSRSGAYAGINGSYFCPETYPSCADKKNSFDTLLMNKNKVYFNSDNNVYSTVPVAIFSGNSGRFIGQSSGWGRDTGADAVIANRPLLVLDGNIMFGGGSDQKESAKGNRSFLGSSGNIGYIGVVHNSTVAECAKVLQAMGIKNAINLDSGGSTALWHGGYKLGPGRNLPNVVLFVKK, from the coding sequence GTGGAAAAAGCAAAAACAAGATTCCGCTCCTTTTGGCTACCGGTTTTCGGGGTATTTATGTTACTGGCAACTTTCTGGCTATCGCTGTCCAAAATTTATCAAAAACTTCAAAACCTTCAAAATACAAATACAGATCTGAATCAACAGATATTAGTTAACAATCAACAAATTGCCAAAAACAATGAAACCGCTAAAAATATTCAGGCGGAAAACGAAACGTTAAAAAATGAGGACCTTCGCCAAACAAACGGCAGTGTCAAAAAAGAAATTCAAGATTTGAAAACCAGTTTCAAAACCACCCTGACCTCGTACGAAGAAATTCTCGATCTACAAGATCGCGGATCAAAAATAACTTCCCTCCAAAGTAAATTTTCCTCAGTCCTCAGCTTTTTGGCCAAAGATGACCTCGCTTCGGCTCAAAAAACAGCAACTGAGCTATCGGCAGAAATTACCAAAGAAAAAACAAAATTAGCCTCTCTTGCCGCCGCTCCTATTCCGGCCAATGTTCCGGAAATTAACCAAGCTCCCGCTTCCGGGTATCGGAGGCAAAAAGTAACCATTGGTGACTCCTCGTATATGGTAAGCATTGTCTCGGCGGATCTCAATAGTACCAAAGTAATCGTCGACACTGCCTCAGATGGCACCTGCGCCAACAACTGTCCTGTTTTGCCTCTGGCCACTTACGTCAGCCGCAGTGGCGCCTATGCCGGTATCAACGGCAGTTATTTTTGCCCCGAAACTTATCCTTCCTGCGCCGACAAGAAAAATTCATTTGACACCCTACTAATGAACAAAAATAAGGTCTATTTCAATTCCGACAACAATGTTTACAGCACCGTTCCGGTCGCCATATTTTCCGGTAATTCCGGCAGGTTTATCGGCCAGTCTTCCGGATGGGGGCGAGATACCGGGGCCGATGCTGTGATTGCCAATCGGCCTCTTTTGGTTTTAGATGGGAACATCATGTTTGGCGGTGGCAGCGACCAAAAAGAATCAGCCAAAGGTAATAGAAGTTTTCTGGGATCATCAGGCAATATTGGTTATATTGGGGTTGTCCATAATTCCACCGTCGCCGAATGTGCCAAAGTTTTACAGGCGATGGGCATAAAAAATGCCATCAATCTGGATTCCGGTGGCTCCACCGCCCTCTGGCATGGTGGTTACAAATTAGGCCCCGGCCGCAATCTTCCCAATGTCGTTCTGTTCGTGAAAAAGTAG